The following proteins come from a genomic window of Brevibacillus antibioticus:
- a CDS encoding proline racemase family protein — protein MHINQLYTTIEAHTGGEPLRIITGGIPPLAGKTILEKRRYFREELDHIRRVLMYEPRGHHGMYGCVMTEPVSPDAAFGVLFMHNEGYSTMCGHGIIAVVTAAIETGILRLEAPTERIVIDSPAGRIIAHANVEESIVHSVSFENVPSFVLAQDVPIEWGGRTFSVDISFGGAFYAVVQAEDIGVQVEMEQLAELQEWGKRIKEQIEAKMEVVHPLEPELKGIYGVIISDKPRVEGSDLRNVTIFADKQIDRSPCGTGTAARVATLHARGKLSAGESFVHEGIVGSQFIGKVEATTQVGSYPAVIPSIEGKAFITGLHQFVVDPTDPLKDGFLLR, from the coding sequence ATGCACATCAATCAGTTGTATACGACAATCGAGGCCCATACCGGAGGGGAGCCGCTGCGCATCATAACAGGCGGCATCCCACCGCTCGCAGGCAAGACGATTCTGGAGAAGCGACGATACTTTCGGGAGGAGCTGGACCATATCCGGCGAGTACTCATGTATGAACCGCGCGGGCATCATGGTATGTACGGTTGTGTCATGACAGAGCCCGTCAGCCCAGATGCGGCATTTGGAGTGCTGTTCATGCATAACGAGGGCTACAGTACCATGTGCGGGCATGGAATCATTGCGGTAGTGACAGCTGCCATTGAGACTGGAATACTTCGGCTGGAAGCTCCAACAGAGCGTATTGTGATAGATAGTCCGGCTGGAAGAATCATTGCACACGCCAACGTGGAAGAATCGATAGTCCATTCCGTCTCGTTTGAAAATGTTCCCTCCTTTGTTTTGGCACAAGACGTTCCCATTGAGTGGGGAGGACGTACTTTTTCCGTGGACATTTCTTTTGGCGGAGCATTCTATGCAGTTGTACAGGCAGAAGATATCGGGGTTCAGGTAGAAATGGAGCAATTGGCTGAGCTGCAAGAGTGGGGCAAGCGAATCAAGGAACAAATCGAGGCGAAAATGGAGGTTGTTCATCCATTGGAGCCTGAGCTTAAAGGAATTTATGGGGTGATTATCTCGGATAAGCCGAGAGTGGAAGGATCAGACCTGCGCAACGTAACGATTTTTGCCGACAAGCAGATCGATCGCTCACCATGCGGTACAGGGACTGCGGCTCGTGTAGCTACCTTGCATGCGCGAGGTAAGCTTTCTGCTGGAGAATCGTTTGTCCATGAAGGAATTGTCGGGAGCCAGTTTATCGGCAAGGTGGAAGCAACCACGCAGGTGGGCAGTTATCCGGCGGTCATTCCGAGCATAGAAGGCAAGGCGTTCATCACAGGTCTGCATCAATTTGTCGTGGACCCTACAGACCCGCTGAAAGACGGATTTTTACTGCGATAG
- a CDS encoding YisL family protein, producing MNFLPYKALIEAHVGSWEVAFVLLIVAYILYCVGKAKAGKIVHMLLRLMMVIILVSGVWMLFVGHATDFYYYVKGIIAVIAFGLMEMSLGKAKRQEGSIGFFIGCIVVLVLVILLGYRVFVR from the coding sequence TTGAACTTTTTGCCGTACAAAGCGTTAATTGAAGCGCATGTGGGTAGCTGGGAAGTCGCATTCGTGCTCTTGATCGTTGCCTACATCCTGTATTGCGTGGGCAAAGCAAAAGCAGGAAAGATCGTACATATGCTGCTCAGACTCATGATGGTCATCATTCTTGTATCGGGAGTTTGGATGCTTTTCGTGGGTCACGCAACAGATTTCTATTACTACGTGAAGGGCATCATCGCGGTTATCGCCTTTGGTTTGATGGAAATGTCCTTGGGCAAAGCAAAGCGACAAGAAGGCAGCATCGGCTTCTTCATCGGCTGTATTGTCGTATTGGTGCTGGTTATTCTGCTTGGCTATCGCGTATTTGTAAGATAG
- a CDS encoding carboxypeptidase regulatory-like domain-containing protein, producing MRKEKMAYPSDSQFIPFMLGGSPFGDVPNDESPGSADLVGNATFPVAFLAYDGTYLYFRMRVNEDPRNSQKTGFQNFAWGYLINTTGVAGTYQWMLGVQGLRNRVALIQNTIVEFNSWNDPAEGTNGSGAPNWQAPIINFDTARVRLTNDGSNFSGTPDYFIDLVMPAATFFSTIGVTSLTSIRFLPFTSANDNNYNKDSLRTSEGFSFENSLSNTTSVATGDVRASLAIDKQVTAGPTVVTTGQLSQWTGSITVTNTGKSQATTVVVNDLIELDQVTAFTVSATSIGSVIYNPLTKVLSWTIGSLAAGSTASLSFTVSGVFTVSSGGTRRLNTATVTGVDSFSGGTLSPVSDNIVITVNLAGSVAGVVLDQSTNLPVAGAQVALYDSIPVLIGTTTTDTDGAYSFTGLAPGLYSVSVTAPTYNSKIQFVSVLAGQTTRADILLPQSPGQVNGAITDTGLAPISGAVVKLINTTGVTVSQAVTSGGGTYQFTNVVPGAYTLAVSADTFQPATVAINVIRAQTTTQNVVLQTSVAQLSGLVTGPGGIPIAGALVEVLSQTGITLTVTTTDGAGTYLLTKLAGGIYQIRVSAAGFSTQLAGISLQAGDAKVLHFSLATAFGTVSGTISDAQTGEGIPNASIKVVSRSGIAVGETVTDANGDYALSLLGPENYVLTAAAEGYAGKTVGIGINAGATTAVDLQLEKLAGVLNGTVSDSGSNPLGNATVIVMKGIVPVAQAITDNAGTFSFPHLAPGTYTVTASASGYSTIVLGATVQPQEISSLAFVLQASPGSIAGQVVDSGNQPIQGAAVIVRDNTAAGAVVATVLTDGNGQYVVPNLLPQAYVVIVSAPNKTTVITGAIVTTLTTTMVNVQLADLPGSISGSVFDATSGLPITGASIAVSVLNQAGAIVAHANSDLSGNYQITGLAPGVYTITARATNYETNSASATVLANTNTPVSLALFASPGEIQGQVLAAGTLQPIAGAQVNALDFNGSVVHSVYSDSQGSFAITGLAQGQYVISASADGFQSNHVGAIVFANTTTPVQVQLNQDFGTINGTVAPVVPGTTIQLFDNNNLLKDTFVADGNGAFSFSGVAPGSYILIATAPSYAVQSVGAIVQPGQTATVSFTLIPNPGSISGTVEDTGMQPIVNAVVRVLDLNETTIGFGYTDSNGAYTIGNLPAGSFVVVASAPEYVTGSVGVALGPGENKTGVDFVLEANAGGISGQVTDATNPAVFIAGAVVLIRSISNGSVVATASTDQTGSYLIQHLLPGAYTVTVSAPSYADQSVGANVVSGETTGASVALLPLPGSIVGSVINSVGVPITGSEISVKLLDSNQAVKQSLLANESGVFFIGSVSPGVYTVIASASGYAVGTIGVIVAANTATPTTVTLPDLPAAISGVVTNQMTGFGIPGSTVLITDGHGVVFAQLLTDNQGNFLAEKLPPGVVNVTVSALNFVSVSQAVILQGGITTNLQQALVPNPGSLSGVVTDLETGLPIIGATVIVFDSTRAAVGSVLTDATGNFSLDRLAPGGYTVNVNATGYASDVAGALIQAGAASVLSFTLNELPGGIAGTVREEDTASPIAGAVITVRQGSPSGTILAIVLTNAQGQYMVSGLSPGSYTLIASAKGFAAEASTAMVGLGATTGLDFSLQNLPANVTGEISDALLSTPLPNTLVRLLGNNNTILYSTQTDAQGIYFIDGFVAGNYTILARNESYQRESVSFDVAPGGTATVNIPLDPNPGVLQGTVRDALDGTPLVGAEVLIYFPGTNNLLSRTITDGLGQFKIDGLAPLTYTLAISAQHYTTQPVGATIFSGQTTTIDVGLPPFPAAVTGQIQATGGGVVSNALVQVKDSHGTLFGSAITDDLGNFSVGNLPPGTYLISASEDSYATATQRITVTAGQTISGVILTMSALPGSIFGQVTNQLTGLPITGAAVNVQLFANGQFIASTVTNQSGQFQANGLTAGVYNVIASADGFGTHYSTVTVLNGQTTVTTVELLPIVGTISGIVLLPDGTQASGNNIQLSLFHSDQTRLQNILAEPDGTFHFVNVAPGTYTVVGTIPGIGTGQAEAVVLPNQTTFIIIRLSQTGTIRGTVRSGFTGLPVAGATVIVQMLNQPNRTTVVVQTDSIGRYKVTGLAPGTYLVVANAMGSGEARGTVTLGAGEIVTLDLVLVPAAMSGSFRVATCPTILFTPF from the coding sequence GTGAGGAAAGAAAAAATGGCCTATCCGTCTGACAGTCAATTCATCCCGTTTATGCTCGGGGGAAGTCCATTCGGAGACGTCCCAAACGATGAAAGTCCCGGCTCTGCCGACTTGGTAGGAAACGCTACGTTTCCCGTTGCCTTTTTGGCGTATGATGGAACGTATCTCTACTTTCGGATGAGAGTCAATGAAGATCCAAGAAATTCGCAAAAAACAGGGTTTCAAAACTTTGCTTGGGGATATTTGATCAATACAACAGGAGTGGCTGGCACATACCAATGGATGTTGGGCGTGCAAGGCTTGCGCAACCGAGTTGCTTTGATTCAAAACACCATTGTTGAATTTAACTCCTGGAACGATCCGGCAGAGGGCACAAACGGCAGTGGAGCACCCAACTGGCAAGCGCCGATTATCAATTTTGACACGGCTCGTGTGCGGCTGACGAATGACGGCTCTAATTTTAGTGGCACTCCTGATTACTTCATCGATCTCGTCATGCCGGCTGCTACTTTTTTTTCAACGATCGGTGTTACCTCCCTTACTTCTATTCGCTTCCTCCCTTTTACCTCTGCAAATGACAATAATTACAACAAAGACTCTCTGCGAACAAGTGAAGGCTTTAGCTTTGAAAATTCCTTGAGCAATACGACTTCGGTGGCGACAGGAGACGTTCGGGCTAGCCTTGCCATCGATAAGCAAGTAACAGCAGGACCAACCGTTGTTACTACAGGACAACTATCGCAATGGACGGGATCGATCACTGTCACTAATACCGGAAAGAGCCAGGCAACGACAGTCGTTGTCAATGATTTGATCGAGTTGGATCAGGTAACGGCTTTTACGGTAAGCGCAACAAGTATCGGCTCTGTCATCTATAATCCCCTCACGAAGGTGCTCAGCTGGACAATCGGCAGTTTGGCCGCTGGTTCTACTGCCAGCTTGTCATTTACGGTCAGTGGGGTTTTCACGGTCTCTTCTGGCGGAACGCGGCGGTTAAACACAGCGACAGTCACTGGCGTAGACAGCTTTTCTGGCGGGACGCTTTCTCCTGTTTCGGATAATATTGTCATCACGGTTAACTTGGCTGGTAGTGTGGCTGGCGTGGTGCTTGACCAGTCCACGAACTTGCCTGTAGCAGGTGCGCAGGTCGCGCTGTATGATTCGATTCCCGTATTAATCGGAACGACGACGACAGACACAGATGGTGCCTATTCGTTTACTGGATTGGCTCCTGGTCTGTATTCTGTGTCGGTGACCGCGCCGACTTATAACTCCAAAATCCAATTCGTGAGCGTTTTGGCAGGGCAGACCACAAGAGCAGACATTTTGCTTCCTCAGAGTCCGGGTCAGGTGAACGGGGCGATAACAGATACCGGATTGGCTCCCATCTCTGGGGCGGTGGTAAAGCTCATTAATACGACAGGCGTGACTGTAAGTCAGGCAGTGACTAGTGGCGGGGGGACTTACCAGTTTACCAATGTCGTGCCGGGTGCCTACACCCTTGCAGTCAGTGCGGATACATTCCAGCCAGCAACAGTTGCAATCAATGTCATTCGAGCCCAGACGACTACACAAAATGTAGTGCTCCAAACATCCGTTGCCCAGCTCTCCGGACTGGTAACAGGTCCGGGCGGCATACCAATTGCCGGGGCATTGGTGGAAGTGCTGAGTCAGACAGGTATTACGTTAACGGTAACAACAACAGATGGAGCTGGTACGTATCTGCTGACCAAGCTAGCAGGAGGTATTTATCAAATCCGCGTCAGTGCCGCGGGCTTTTCCACACAATTAGCTGGAATCAGTCTGCAAGCGGGCGATGCCAAGGTACTTCATTTTTCTTTGGCGACTGCATTTGGAACGGTAAGTGGAACCATTTCCGATGCGCAAACGGGTGAAGGAATCCCAAATGCGAGCATCAAGGTGGTATCTCGCTCAGGGATTGCTGTAGGAGAGACAGTAACCGACGCGAATGGAGACTACGCTTTATCCTTACTTGGTCCGGAAAACTATGTTCTTACGGCTGCTGCAGAGGGGTATGCGGGCAAAACAGTTGGGATAGGGATCAATGCTGGAGCGACTACAGCGGTTGACCTCCAATTGGAAAAGCTGGCAGGGGTATTGAATGGGACTGTCTCGGATTCAGGGAGCAATCCGCTTGGTAATGCCACTGTCATTGTTATGAAGGGAATTGTTCCTGTGGCGCAGGCCATTACCGACAACGCTGGCACCTTTTCCTTTCCGCATTTGGCCCCAGGCACGTATACCGTGACAGCTTCGGCTTCTGGTTACTCCACTATTGTGTTGGGGGCAACTGTGCAGCCTCAGGAAATATCGTCCCTTGCTTTTGTCCTACAAGCATCTCCGGGATCAATCGCAGGACAGGTGGTCGACAGCGGCAATCAGCCGATTCAGGGTGCCGCTGTGATCGTAAGGGATAATACGGCAGCGGGCGCTGTCGTGGCTACTGTATTGACTGATGGGAACGGACAGTATGTGGTACCTAATTTGCTACCGCAGGCGTACGTTGTCATCGTATCTGCTCCAAATAAAACGACAGTAATCACAGGGGCAATCGTCACCACATTAACGACAACAATGGTGAATGTGCAGCTGGCAGACTTGCCGGGAAGCATTTCAGGTTCGGTTTTTGATGCTACCTCTGGTCTGCCGATCACTGGTGCTTCGATAGCGGTTAGCGTGTTGAACCAAGCAGGGGCAATCGTCGCCCATGCAAATAGCGATCTGTCGGGCAATTACCAGATCACAGGGCTTGCACCCGGAGTTTATACCATTACGGCTCGTGCAACCAATTATGAAACAAACAGTGCTTCCGCTACTGTGCTTGCCAACACAAATACGCCTGTCAGCTTGGCGTTGTTTGCGAGTCCGGGTGAGATCCAAGGGCAGGTGCTTGCTGCAGGGACACTACAGCCGATTGCCGGTGCACAAGTAAATGCACTCGATTTCAATGGCTCCGTCGTGCATTCGGTATACAGCGATAGTCAAGGAAGCTTTGCGATCACGGGCTTGGCGCAAGGTCAATACGTCATCAGTGCTTCGGCGGATGGTTTTCAGTCCAATCATGTCGGAGCCATTGTATTCGCGAATACAACTACTCCTGTCCAGGTTCAGCTCAATCAGGATTTCGGCACTATTAACGGTACAGTAGCTCCAGTCGTACCGGGAACGACCATTCAATTGTTTGATAACAATAACCTGTTGAAAGATACATTCGTTGCAGATGGAAATGGGGCATTTTCATTTTCAGGGGTCGCACCAGGCTCTTATATCCTTATCGCTACCGCTCCAAGCTACGCTGTTCAATCTGTTGGGGCGATCGTACAGCCAGGGCAGACGGCCACCGTTTCCTTTACGCTTATCCCGAATCCGGGCAGTATTTCCGGAACGGTGGAAGACACGGGTATGCAGCCGATTGTCAATGCCGTTGTCCGTGTTCTGGATTTGAATGAGACGACAATAGGGTTTGGCTATACGGATTCAAACGGGGCCTATACAATTGGTAACCTGCCTGCCGGATCATTTGTCGTGGTAGCAAGTGCCCCTGAATATGTTACAGGCTCGGTTGGTGTTGCACTTGGACCCGGTGAAAATAAGACTGGAGTAGACTTTGTTCTTGAGGCGAATGCAGGCGGGATTAGTGGACAGGTGACGGACGCAACGAATCCTGCGGTATTCATTGCAGGCGCCGTTGTACTGATTCGTTCCATAAGTAACGGAAGTGTAGTGGCTACAGCAAGCACCGACCAGACTGGCAGCTATTTGATTCAACATTTGTTGCCGGGTGCCTATACCGTCACGGTCAGTGCGCCTAGCTATGCAGATCAATCAGTAGGGGCCAATGTAGTCAGTGGAGAAACGACGGGGGCAAGTGTGGCGCTCTTGCCTTTGCCTGGGTCCATCGTGGGCAGTGTCATAAATAGCGTGGGTGTACCAATTACGGGAAGCGAGATCAGCGTCAAGCTGTTGGATAGCAATCAAGCCGTCAAACAGAGCTTGCTCGCGAATGAATCGGGTGTATTTTTCATTGGGAGTGTCTCTCCTGGCGTTTACACCGTGATCGCATCAGCGTCTGGATATGCCGTAGGAACTATTGGCGTGATCGTTGCAGCCAATACCGCAACTCCGACAACTGTCACGTTACCTGACTTGCCAGCGGCTATTTCGGGTGTAGTGACCAATCAGATGACGGGATTCGGGATTCCGGGAAGCACCGTGCTCATTACGGATGGCCATGGCGTTGTGTTTGCTCAATTATTGACAGATAATCAAGGCAATTTTTTGGCAGAGAAGCTTCCGCCGGGTGTCGTAAATGTAACGGTTTCTGCGCTGAATTTTGTATCCGTCTCGCAGGCGGTTATTTTGCAAGGGGGTATTACCACCAACCTTCAGCAGGCATTAGTTCCCAATCCCGGCAGTCTATCCGGCGTTGTGACTGACCTGGAGACGGGCCTGCCGATCATTGGCGCAACGGTAATCGTCTTTGATAGCACGCGTGCCGCCGTGGGCTCCGTACTGACAGATGCAACTGGTAACTTTTCGCTTGATCGGCTGGCTCCTGGAGGGTACACCGTCAATGTCAATGCAACTGGATATGCAAGCGATGTCGCTGGTGCACTGATACAAGCAGGGGCGGCGTCCGTATTAAGCTTTACGTTAAACGAGTTGCCCGGTGGGATAGCTGGTACTGTGCGAGAGGAAGATACGGCCTCACCGATTGCCGGTGCGGTCATTACCGTTCGACAAGGAAGTCCGTCTGGAACGATACTGGCTATTGTCCTGACGAATGCGCAGGGTCAGTATATGGTGAGTGGACTTTCCCCTGGGAGCTATACATTGATCGCAAGTGCTAAGGGATTCGCTGCTGAGGCTTCAACGGCTATGGTCGGATTGGGAGCGACTACCGGTCTTGATTTTTCTTTACAGAACCTGCCTGCAAATGTCACAGGCGAAATTAGTGACGCCCTTCTCAGCACACCTTTGCCGAATACGCTCGTTCGCTTGCTGGGCAACAATAACACGATTCTCTATTCTACCCAGACAGACGCTCAGGGAATATACTTCATTGATGGATTTGTGGCTGGCAATTACACGATTTTGGCAAGGAACGAAAGCTATCAGAGGGAGAGTGTCTCCTTTGATGTAGCTCCTGGGGGAACAGCTACAGTCAATATCCCACTGGACCCGAATCCTGGTGTTTTGCAGGGTACCGTCAGAGATGCGCTTGATGGCACGCCACTGGTAGGGGCAGAAGTATTGATCTATTTTCCTGGCACAAACAACTTGTTGTCTCGGACGATTACGGACGGTCTCGGTCAGTTTAAAATCGACGGTCTGGCGCCTTTAACCTATACACTTGCGATAAGCGCTCAACACTACACCACCCAGCCTGTTGGTGCGACGATCTTTTCCGGACAGACGACTACAATTGATGTGGGGCTTCCTCCCTTTCCTGCTGCTGTAACAGGTCAGATACAGGCTACTGGCGGAGGCGTTGTTTCCAATGCATTGGTACAGGTGAAGGATTCACATGGAACATTGTTCGGCAGTGCAATCACGGATGATTTGGGCAATTTCTCTGTTGGTAACCTTCCGCCTGGGACGTATTTGATTAGCGCAAGTGAAGATAGCTACGCAACAGCAACACAACGTATTACAGTAACGGCTGGACAGACAATAAGCGGGGTCATCCTCACGATGTCTGCTCTGCCAGGCAGCATCTTTGGTCAGGTGACCAATCAGTTGACGGGACTTCCGATCACGGGTGCGGCTGTTAACGTGCAACTGTTTGCCAATGGCCAATTTATCGCCAGCACCGTAACAAATCAGAGCGGGCAATTCCAGGCAAATGGCTTGACGGCGGGAGTTTACAATGTCATAGCAAGTGCAGATGGCTTTGGCACGCATTACAGCACTGTTACGGTCCTAAATGGGCAGACGACGGTAACAACGGTAGAGCTGCTGCCAATCGTGGGAACCATATCGGGGATCGTCCTCTTGCCAGATGGCACGCAAGCGAGCGGAAACAATATTCAATTATCGTTATTCCACTCAGACCAGACTCGCTTGCAAAATATTTTGGCTGAGCCAGACGGAACGTTCCATTTTGTCAATGTGGCTCCAGGTACGTATACCGTTGTAGGAACCATCCCGGGTATCGGTACTGGTCAAGCAGAAGCAGTCGTTTTGCCGAATCAAACAACCTTTATCATCATCCGCCTTTCTCAAACGGGTACGATACGAGGAACGGTTCGATCCGGTTTCACAGGCTTGCCAGTTGCTGGAGCGACCGTAATTGTGCAAATGCTGAATCAACCAAACAGAACGACCGTGGTCGTCCAAACGGACAGCATCGGCAGGTACAAGGTGACTGGTCTTGCTCCTGGCACCTACTTGGTTGTTGCCAATGCGATGGGGAGTGGAGAAGCGAGAGGGACAGTAACGCTAGGCGCAGGGGAAATCGTGACGCTCGATTTAGTTCTAGTTCCAGCAGCCATGAGCGGATCTTTTCGAGTCGCAACATGTCCGACCATTTTGTTTACCCCATTTTGA
- a CDS encoding MurR/RpiR family transcriptional regulator, with translation MTKQQEEQSHPLTATITKTNTLLHIQSLLPSFTKSEQKVAHIVLQQTDSVIYSSVIDLAEKAGVGETTVLRFCRKIGFYGYQEFKLALAQELVNPVKNLHGEVGEDDSLDIITHKVTATNQQAIGDTSALFQIEQLERCVDLLQKANTIHFYGVGTSAVTAQDAKYTFLRIGLRVDAFNESHLQAMAAATLGPGDVAIGLSVSGSTKDTIDSLKVAKQAGATCICLTHYRRSPITNVADITLLTAAQEGPLQGGSLAAKIAQLHVLDVISTTITMRNKEKALFYKERTAKAVLERKY, from the coding sequence ATGACGAAACAGCAAGAGGAGCAGTCCCATCCATTGACAGCTACCATCACGAAGACTAATACGCTTTTGCATATTCAGAGTCTCCTTCCCTCCTTTACGAAATCGGAGCAAAAGGTTGCCCATATCGTCTTACAGCAGACAGACAGCGTGATTTATTCATCGGTAATTGACCTTGCCGAAAAGGCGGGGGTGGGTGAGACCACCGTTTTGCGATTTTGCAGGAAAATAGGCTTCTATGGCTATCAGGAATTCAAGCTGGCGTTGGCGCAGGAATTGGTCAATCCAGTCAAAAATTTGCATGGCGAAGTAGGAGAAGACGATTCGCTGGACATCATTACGCACAAAGTAACCGCAACCAATCAACAGGCGATTGGGGATACCTCGGCCCTGTTCCAGATCGAACAGCTGGAGCGTTGTGTAGATCTTTTGCAAAAGGCAAACACGATCCATTTTTACGGGGTAGGTACGTCAGCGGTAACAGCTCAGGATGCCAAGTACACGTTTTTGCGGATCGGGCTTCGCGTGGACGCTTTTAATGAATCGCATCTGCAAGCGATGGCTGCAGCGACTCTGGGACCGGGGGATGTCGCGATCGGTTTGTCTGTATCTGGCAGTACGAAAGACACGATCGATTCATTGAAGGTCGCCAAACAGGCAGGCGCAACTTGCATTTGCCTGACGCACTATCGACGCTCGCCGATTACGAATGTAGCGGACATTACGCTTTTGACCGCAGCGCAAGAAGGTCCGTTGCAGGGAGGCTCTCTCGCAGCCAAAATTGCACAGCTGCATGTACTGGATGTGATCAGTACGACAATCACGATGCGCAACAAGGAAAAGGCCCTTTTCTATAAAGAGAGAACAGCGAAGGCTGTCCTAGAGAGAAAATACTAA
- the nagB gene encoding glucosamine-6-phosphate deaminase has product MKLVIVKDYAELSRKAAELLVSEVKANPKTVFGLATGGTPVGMYRELIKLSQAASIDFSQASSFNLDEYVGLSSTHPQSYRSYMQENLFNHINIPTEKTHVPVGNTTDHLAECARYEEAIRLAGGIDIQVLGIGNNGHIGFNEPGSPADSVTRVVKLTDSTIEANARYFDSVDHVPTQAVSMGINTILGAKKVVLLASGEAKAEAVRLMLEEEPTADVPASLLQLHRDVTVIVDQEAASKLNTSVLAGTKPSGS; this is encoded by the coding sequence ATGAAGCTCGTGATCGTGAAAGATTACGCGGAGCTCAGCAGAAAAGCTGCTGAATTACTCGTAAGCGAAGTAAAAGCAAATCCGAAGACCGTCTTTGGCCTTGCAACTGGAGGCACGCCGGTAGGGATGTACCGTGAGCTGATCAAGCTGTCGCAAGCGGCAAGCATCGATTTTTCGCAAGCGAGTAGCTTTAATCTGGATGAATACGTCGGACTTTCCTCGACCCATCCGCAAAGCTATCGCTCGTATATGCAAGAAAACTTGTTCAATCACATCAACATTCCTACGGAGAAAACACATGTGCCAGTTGGGAATACGACAGACCATTTGGCAGAGTGTGCACGCTATGAGGAAGCGATCCGATTGGCAGGTGGGATCGACATCCAGGTGCTGGGGATCGGCAATAACGGCCATATTGGCTTCAACGAGCCAGGATCTCCTGCCGACTCAGTGACACGCGTGGTCAAGCTCACTGATAGTACGATTGAAGCAAACGCCCGCTATTTTGATAGTGTGGATCATGTGCCGACTCAGGCAGTATCCATGGGGATCAACACGATTCTTGGCGCTAAAAAAGTCGTACTTCTCGCAAGTGGAGAGGCAAAGGCAGAAGCCGTGCGATTGATGCTAGAGGAAGAGCCTACGGCAGATGTCCCAGCCTCCTTATTGCAATTGCATAGAGATGTAACCGTCATTGTAGATCAGGAAGCAGCGAGCAAGCTGAACACCTCCGTACTGGCAGGAACCAAACCAAGCGGCAGCTAA
- the hemQ gene encoding hydrogen peroxide-dependent heme synthase, with protein MSANEALLTLEGWYTYHNFRTINWEKWKAASAAERKEALGELNALIRTWEANEGENQGSTAVYSILGHKADLVFMFLRPTMQELDEIKTAFNKTRFAAFTEAPYSYVSVVELSNYVNSPGEDPKANPHVRDRLYPILPKWEHICFYPMNKKRDLQDNWYMLSMQERQEMMRSHGLIGRSYAGRVKQIIGGSVGFDDWEWGVTLFANDPLEFKHIVYEMRFDEVSARFGEFGNFLVGNVLNEETLVKKLEV; from the coding sequence ATGAGCGCAAACGAAGCGTTGCTTACATTAGAAGGTTGGTATACGTATCATAATTTCCGCACCATCAATTGGGAAAAGTGGAAAGCAGCGTCTGCAGCAGAACGCAAAGAAGCGTTGGGCGAGCTGAATGCTTTGATCCGCACATGGGAAGCGAATGAGGGTGAGAACCAAGGAAGCACGGCTGTGTACTCCATTCTCGGACACAAAGCAGACCTCGTGTTCATGTTCCTGCGTCCAACTATGCAAGAACTCGATGAGATCAAAACAGCGTTCAATAAAACGCGCTTTGCTGCTTTTACAGAAGCTCCTTATTCGTATGTATCCGTAGTAGAGCTGAGCAACTATGTAAATAGCCCAGGTGAAGATCCAAAAGCGAATCCGCATGTGCGCGATCGTCTCTATCCAATCCTGCCAAAATGGGAGCACATTTGCTTCTATCCAATGAACAAAAAGCGCGATCTGCAAGACAACTGGTACATGCTCTCCATGCAGGAGCGCCAAGAAATGATGCGCTCCCACGGCTTGATCGGTCGCTCTTACGCTGGCCGCGTGAAGCAAATCATCGGTGGCTCCGTTGGTTTCGACGATTGGGAGTGGGGTGTTACCCTCTTTGCCAACGATCCGCTGGAATTCAAGCATATCGTCTACGAAATGCGCTTTGACGAAGTGAGTGCCCGCTTCGGTGAATTCGGCAACTTCCTAGTAGGAAACGTATTGAATGAAGAAACACTGGTGAAAAAGCTGGAAGTATAA